The segment ATACGGCTTTATCAACACGCGCTCGAAAATTACGGTGAGAATGCTGTCCCGCAGAAAGGATGCCGTCATCGATGAGGCGTTTCTCGAGATGCGCGTGAGAAATGCCTGGGAGTACAGGAAGGCCACCGTTGACACCTCCAGCTGCCGCATTATCTTTGGAGAGGCGGACTTCCTGCCGGGTATTGTCATCGACAAATTTTCAGATGTGCTGGTGGTAGAGTCCCTGGCCCTTGGAATTGACCGGCTGAAGCCCCTGATCGTGGAAATTCTGAAACGTATCCTGGCAGAGGATGGAATCCGTATCCGCGGCGTCTACGAGAGAAGCGACGCCAAGGTGCGCCTCCAGGAGGGAATGGAGCGCACAAAGGGCTTCATCGGAGAGGAGTTTGACACCAAGGTGGAGATCGTGGAAAACGGCGTCCGCTATCTGGTGGATGTAAAGGACGGACAGAAAACAGGGTTCTTCCTGGATCAGAAATATAACCGCCTGGCCATTCAGAAGCTGTGCAGAGGAAAGCGCGTGCTGGACTGCTTCACCCACACCGGCTCCTTTGCCCTCAACGCCGCCGTTTCCGGGGCCTCAGAGGTATTGGGCGTGGATGCCTCGGAGCTTGGCGTCAGTCAGGCCCGGGAGAATGCCAGACTGAACCAGGTCTCTGACCGTGTTTCCTTTGTCTGCGCCGACGTATTTGAACTGCTTCCGGAGCTTGAGAAAAAGGGTGAGAAGTTCGATGTAGTCATCCTGGATCCTCCGGCCTTCACCAAATCCAGAAGCTCTGTGAAAAATGCAGTCAAGGGCTACCGTGAAATTAATCTGCGGGGCATGAAGCTCGTAAAGGACGGCGGCTATCTGGCTACCTGCTCCTGCTCCCACTTTATGACTCCGGAGCTGTTCACCAAAACCATCCGCGAGGCCGCAGGAAATGTCCACAAACGGCTCAGGCAGGTGGAGTACCGGACTCAGGCTGCCGATCATCCCA is part of the Clostridium sp. M62/1 genome and harbors:
- a CDS encoding class I SAM-dependent rRNA methyltransferase, with the protein product MNTNAVVHIKKGEARALKAGGAWIYDNEIDRIEGEFENGDIVTVLDFDGYCLGYGFINTRSKITVRMLSRRKDAVIDEAFLEMRVRNAWEYRKATVDTSSCRIIFGEADFLPGIVIDKFSDVLVVESLALGIDRLKPLIVEILKRILAEDGIRIRGVYERSDAKVRLQEGMERTKGFIGEEFDTKVEIVENGVRYLVDVKDGQKTGFFLDQKYNRLAIQKLCRGKRVLDCFTHTGSFALNAAVSGASEVLGVDASELGVSQARENARLNQVSDRVSFVCADVFELLPELEKKGEKFDVVILDPPAFTKSRSSVKNAVKGYREINLRGMKLVKDGGYLATCSCSHFMTPELFTKTIREAAGNVHKRLRQVEYRTQAADHPILWAADESYYLKFYIFQVCEEK